In Panacibacter microcysteis, the genomic stretch GGACCCTCAGTTTGACGAAGGCAAAACAGTGCTGGAAAATATTTTCAACAGTGCACATCCTGTAATGGCAGCCACCAGGAAGTACGAGGCCGCACTCGAAAGCAACAACAGCGATGAGATGCTTGCCGCCATGGCTGAAATGGATGAACTGAACGCCTGGGTGTTTGAAGCCAAAGTAAAAGAGATACTGGGCAAACTTAATATTCACCACCTGCAACATAATGTAAGCGAATTAAGCGGCGGCCAGCGTAAAAGGGTGGCACTTGCCAAAACGCTGATTGATATCGGCTTCGATCACAAGCATACATTGCTGATGATGGATGAGCCAACCAACCATCTCGATGTAGAAATGATTGAATGGCTGGAGCATTTCCTGAACCAGGAAAATGTTACACTGCTGATGGTGACCCACGACCGTTACTTTCTGGATGCTGTATGCGAAGAAATATGGGAACTCGAACGCAGCAATATGTATGTGTATAAAGGCGATTACGAAAACTATCTCGACAAAAAGGCGGCAAGGCTGGAAAGTGAGCAGGCCAGTATAGATAAAGCACGCAACGAGTATCGCAAAGAACTCGAATGGATGCGCAAACAGCCAAAAGCAAGAACAACAAAAAGCCGTAGCCGGGAAAACAACTTCTACGAAGTTGAAGCCAAAGCAAAACAAAAAATTGCCGATGCCCAGTTACAGTTACAGGTAAAAATGACCAGGCTTGGCGGCAAGATTGCCGAGATGAAAAAGGTGTATAAAAGCTACGATGATAAACCAATTCTAAAAGGCTTCGACTATACTTTCAGCAAAGGTGAGCGGGCCGGCATTATTGGTAAAAACGGCGTTGGCAAATCCACGTTTTTAAATATCCTGCAAGGGCTGGAAACGGCAGACAGTGGCAAAGTAAACATTGGAGATACAGTGGTGTTTGGAAACTTCTCCCAACAGGGACTTGTAATCAAAGACAATGTTCGGGTAATAGAATATGTAAAATCTTTTGCTGAAAATTTCCCGCTGGCAAAAGGTGGCAGCCTCAGCGCAGCGCAGTTTCTCGAGCTCTTCTTATTTCCACCTGAAAAGCAATACACGTACCTCTCGTCTCTAAGTGGCGGCGAAAAGAAGCGCCTGCAATTGCTGACGATTCTTTTTACCAACCCTAATTTTCTTATTCTCGATGAGCCTACCAACGACCTGGATCTGCCAACACTCGGTGTATTGGAAAATTTTCTGCAGGATTACCAGGGCTGCATTCTTATTGTAAGCCATGACCGTTATTTTATGGACAGGCTCGTAGACCACCTGTTTGTGTTTGAAGGCAATGGCGATGTAAGAGACTTCCCGGGTAATTATTCGCAATACCGCATATGGCAGAAAGAAGAAGAAAAGAAAGCACCGGTCGTTACTTCAATGCCTGCAACTGAAAGCCAGGCAGAAAATGCTACCATGCAGCAAACCGCCAGCAGCAACAGGAAAAAAGCGGGCTTCAAAGAAAAAAGAGAGTTTGAGTTATTGGAAAAAGAGATTGCAGAACTCGAAACAGAAAAGCAACAACTGGAAGAACAACTGGGCAATCCTGCTGCATCGTACGAACAGTTAAACAGTGCAAGTAAACGCATTGGGGAAATAAGCATGCTGCTGGAAACAAAAGAAATGCGCTGGCTCGAGCTCAGTGAAATTTTATAATACAAACTATGGGCCCGGCTGTTGTACAAGCATGAAGCTGTTGTTGCGTCGCACTCTTGTACAACACTGCTTAACTCAGCACTTTAACACAACCTGGTTACAATAAACTTAGCAATATGGATATTTTAGGAGTCGGTT encodes the following:
- a CDS encoding ABC-F family ATP-binding cassette domain-containing protein gives rise to the protein MHYISAEGLTKSYGITPLFNNISFHINEGDKIALVARNGVGKSTLLRILTGKETQDEGKLWINKDVTVALFEQDPQFDEGKTVLENIFNSAHPVMAATRKYEAALESNNSDEMLAAMAEMDELNAWVFEAKVKEILGKLNIHHLQHNVSELSGGQRKRVALAKTLIDIGFDHKHTLLMMDEPTNHLDVEMIEWLEHFLNQENVTLLMVTHDRYFLDAVCEEIWELERSNMYVYKGDYENYLDKKAARLESEQASIDKARNEYRKELEWMRKQPKARTTKSRSRENNFYEVEAKAKQKIADAQLQLQVKMTRLGGKIAEMKKVYKSYDDKPILKGFDYTFSKGERAGIIGKNGVGKSTFLNILQGLETADSGKVNIGDTVVFGNFSQQGLVIKDNVRVIEYVKSFAENFPLAKGGSLSAAQFLELFLFPPEKQYTYLSSLSGGEKKRLQLLTILFTNPNFLILDEPTNDLDLPTLGVLENFLQDYQGCILIVSHDRYFMDRLVDHLFVFEGNGDVRDFPGNYSQYRIWQKEEEKKAPVVTSMPATESQAENATMQQTASSNRKKAGFKEKREFELLEKEIAELETEKQQLEEQLGNPAASYEQLNSASKRIGEISMLLETKEMRWLELSEIL